TTATTTGATCGCTATGTCACATACCATGACATTAATCCTAAGACAGGTAAGGATCGTAGCTTTCATTGTCGTTGGGTCGACAAAATTGGGTATGAATCTCAATCAGGAATTATTTTCCTACGATTCACCCAAGATATCGTTCCACTCATAACTCGACTTGAAGAAAATTTCACTAAATATGAATTGCAGCAGGTTTCTAGGTTAAGTAGCTCATATGCTATTCGGCTATACGAGCTATTAATTCAATGGAGATCTGCCGGAAAAACGCCACTTTTTGATCTATCTATCTTTAGACAACAACTTGGTGTCAAACCTCATCAATACAAAACAATGAGTAACTTTAAAACATATGTTTTAGATTTTGCTCTTAAGCAGGTAAATGAGTTAACCGATATAACAGCTAAATATGAGCAACATAAAAAAGGGCGTTCTATTTCAGGTTTTTCATTCACTTTCAAACAGAAAAAAATGAGTAATCTGCCAATAAAAAATAAGCGTGACCCAGACACTATAGATATTTTCTCAAAAATGACAGATGCTCAACGCCATCTGTTTTCCCACAAACTGTCAGAACTTCCTGAAATGGGAAAGTATTCTCATGGTACAGAAAGCTATCCGCAATTC
The genomic region above belongs to Dethiosulfovibrio faecalis and contains:
- the repM gene encoding replication initiation protein RepM; protein product: LFDRYVTYHDINPKTGKDRSFHCRWVDKIGYESQSGIIFLRFTQDIVPLITRLEENFTKYELQQVSRLSSSYAIRLYELLIQWRSAGKTPLFDLSIFRQQLGVKPHQYKTMSNFKTYVLDFALKQVNELTDITAKYEQHKKGRSISGFSFTFKQKKMSNLPIKNKRDPDTIDIFSKMTDAQRHLFSHKLSELPEMGKYSHGTESYPQF